The Pyrenophora tritici-repentis strain M4 chromosome 2, whole genome shotgun sequence genome window below encodes:
- a CDS encoding PepD, Dipeptidase yields the protein MLAPRFTIGLLSLAKASSASYGFYVGKALTHDGSVMVGGTGEEVSSHWLQIFPARDHGPNATITVGVTEDASMPGQLLNISQVPHTYRYLSMEYSDFEGFPAPLTNGGVNEKGVAVRDIWAQNRDDLIAMTPNPQTGLQYSDLARVVLERASTAREGVELIGRMIAEYGYADYGGNSHLIADANEGWVVWEMSGGQKLWAAERLGDNDVRVLYPGYIEDFPVDFENNPDYMGSPNIVSFAVEQGWWNPNGTVPFNIFNAYAYQAEGYTARDGGAKYMSQAALENATRAMAPVTEKDLIARVRDYRISDDEAGYGQVVSLHADMDPDLIRIWVAPTSSVTAPFVPWWLGVTSVPPEYGLHRYLYKDAASTFLDTDYQYQEATQFAGRIFKQVLYYTCLDPPTYLHIVQDMLLGFENASFVDMEWVERGAKSMLQAGLRDEARKLLTFYSHTRADKALAMGRTMVDALDAYVKLTGYFRMPSGGRINDPGLGAETVNCLVGFDPDQPADKQSPRRKFRRQQPHH from the exons ATGCTTGCGCCGCGTTTCACAATCGGCCTGTTAAGTCTCGCAAAAGCCTCGTCGGCCAGCTATGGCTTTTATGTTGGCAAAGCCCTCACCCACGATGGAAGCGTCATGGTCGGCGGAACCGGTGAGGAAGTATCCTCTCACTGGCTTCAGATCTTTCCCGCCAGAGATCATGGGCCAAACGCCACAATCACGGTTGGAGTAACCGAAGATGCGTCGATGCCTGGCCAATTGCTCAACATCTCTCAAGTACCACATACGTATCGATATCTGTCCATGGAGTACTCGGACTTTGAAGGATTCCCCGCCCCTCTTACCAATGGCGGCGTAAATGAAAAGGGCGTGGCGGTAAGAGATATCTGGGCCCAGAACCGCGATGATCTCATTGCGATGACACCCAATCCCCAGACAGGGCTACAGTACTCTGACCTCGCTCGTGTTGTACTGGAGCGTGCGAGCACGGCACGTGAGGGCGTAGAACTTATCGGAAGGATGATTGCAGAGTATGGGTATGCTGATTACGGCGGAAACTCACATCTAATTGCCGACGCAAATGAAGGATGGGTTGTGTGGGAGATGTCTGGCGGCCAAAAGCTGTGGGCTGCTGAGCGCTTGGGTGACAACGACGTGCGTGTCCTCTACCCAGGCTACATTGAGGACTTTCCCGTGGATTTTGAAAATAACCCAGACTACATGGGTAGTCCTAATATCGTCAGCTTCGCCGTTGAGCAGGGGTGGTGGAATCCCAATGGCACGGTACCTTTCAACATCTTCAACGCTTATGCCTACCAAGCTGAGGGGTATACGGCTAGGGATGGAGGCGCAAAGTATATGTCCCAAGCTGCTCTTGAAAACGCTACCCGCGCAATGGCCCCAGTGACAGAGAAGGATCTCATCGCCCGCGTCCGCGACTACCGCATCTCAGACGATGAAGCCGGCTATGGCCAAGTCGTCTCTCTGCAtgcagacatggacccaGATCTAATCCGCATCTGGGTCGCACCCACAAGCTCCGTGACCGCTCCATTCGTTCCATGGTGGCTAGGCGTCACGAGTGTGCCACCAGAGTACGGACTGCACCGGTATCTGTACAAAGACGCGGCATCCACGTTCCTAGACACAGACTACCAGTACCAAGAAGCCACGCAATTTGCCGGGCGCATCTTCAAGCAGGTGTTGTATTACACCTGCTTGGACCCTCCGACGTATCTGCATATCGTGCAGGACATGTTGCTTGGGTTTGAGAATGCGTCGTTTGTGGATATGGAGTGGGTAGAGCGCGGGGCGAAGAGCATGCTGCAGGCCGGATTGAGGGACGAGGCAAGGAAGCTGTTGACCTTTTACTCGCATACGAGGGCGGACAAGGCGCTGGCCATGGGGCGGACGATGGTGGATGCGTTGGACGCATATGTCAAGTTGACGGGCTACTTTCGCATGCCAAGCGGCGGTCGCATCAACGACCCCGGGCTGGGTGCTGAGACTGTGAACTGCTTGGTAGGCTTCGACCCT GACCAACCCGCCGACAAACAAAGTCCACGACGAAAGTTTCGCCGCCAGCAGCCTCACCATTAG
- a CDS encoding peptidase family T4 protein: MSSPSPSPPRQRIREVLPNLYLGRYQPGPKNSLTDIPGVLVHTESIHSSESYPNAEANSINTGVTTILPRKDWFHKACFAGIFCFNGSGEMTGSHLIQDMGLLFSPIVITGSFGVGSAYNGIYEYAIRENGDENGKVDWFLMPVVAETFDGFLHDVAKFAVTPQHVIRGIDKASDEAVPEGNTGGGTGMICHYFKGGTGTSSRVVPGEEGKRYSVAALVQANYGKMWDFKIGGAPIGRLIYQDQKRRIEENPDDPELLAQAKLLFEVDKAKDKKDGSIIVILATDAPLHPTQLQRLAKRATVGIARVGGYGTNSSGDVFLAFSTGNEVPVQSVTAGQAAVDPYLAKEIPVTMTDDQTMNGLFEASADVVEEAIYNAVCKAETMDGNGNKIEALDLERVKEMMQKYV, encoded by the coding sequence ATGTCgtccccctccccctcccctccGCGCCAACGCATCCGCGAAGTCCTTCCCAATCTCTACCTCGGGCGCTACCAGCCCGGCCCCAAGAACAGCTTGACCGACATCCCTGGCGTCCTCGTGCACACAGAATCCATACACTCGTCCGAATCCTACCCGAACGCAGAGGCCAATTCCATAAATACTGGTGTCACAACAATCCTTCCGCGCAAGGACTGGTTCCATAAAGCATGTTTTGCGGGCATCTTCTGCTTCAACGGATCCGGAGAAATGACGGGATCCCATTTGATCCAAGACATGGGACTCTTGTTTTCACCAATAGTCATTACGGGCAGTTTCGGGGTCGGAAGTGCGTACAACGGCATATACGAATACGCTATCCGCGAAAATGGCGACGAAAACGGCAAGGTGGATTGGTTCCTGATGCCGGTAGTGGCTGAGACTTTTGACGGTTTCTTACATGACGTGGCAAAGTTTGCGGTTACGCCTCAGCATGTCATCAGAGGAATAGACAAGGCGAGCGACGAAGCAGTGCCGGAAGGAAACACCGGTGGCGGTACGGGTATGATTTGTCACTATTTCAAGGGTGGGACTGGAACCAGTTCTCGCGTGGTGCCTGGGGAGGAGGGAAAGCGTTACTCGGTAGCGGCACTTGTGCAGGCAAATTACGGCAAGATGTGGGATTTCAAGATCGGAGGAGCCCCTATTGGAAGACTCATTTACCAAGATCAGAAGCGAAGGATCGAGGAGAACCCTGACGATCCGGAGTTATTGGCACAGGCCAAATTACTCTTCGAAGTCGACAAGGCCAAGGACAAGAAAGACGGTTCCATCATAGTCATCTTGGCTACTGATGCACCACTCCACCCGACACAGCTCCAGCGGCTAGCGAAACGCGCAACCGTCGGGATAGCTCGAGTTGGAGGTTACGGGACTAATTCGTCGGGCGACGTTTTCCTGGCCTTCTCCACGGGGAACGAGGTGCCTGTCCAGTCAGTGACGGCGGGACAAGCGGCGGTCGATCCGTACCTGGCAAAGGAGATTCCGGTCACCATGACTGACGATCAGACAATGAACGGCTTGTTCGAGGCAAGCGCCGACGTAGTCGAAGAGGCAATTTACAATGCGGTCTGCAAAGCAGAAACGATGGATGGAAACGGAAACAAGATTGAGGCGCTAGACCTGGAGCGGGTGAAGGAGATGATGCAAAAGTACGTATAG